The genomic segment TCCCTCTAGAGTCAAGTACCAAAGTAGAGACAACTGCTGGTGGAGATGTAGACTTGTacagacactgtggaaaatagtttggaaatgtctcaaaaagttaaacagtgaaggagtgcctgggtggctcagtaggttcagcctgggactcttgattttggctgaagtcatgctttcagggtcatgagattgaaccctaagtagggtgccctgctcagcatggagtctgcttgaggagtctctctccctctcctattgcccctccccctgctagtatgtgctctctctcaaacaaatgaatcttaaaaaaaaataaataaataaaaataaaaaaataaacagttaagGTATGTCCTAGCAATTCTACCCTGGctatacacccaagagaaatgaaaatatttgtgcaCACAAACTTTCATACATGCATGTTCACgacaacattattcataatatcgGAAtcgtggaaacaacccaaatgcccattaaCTGGCAAAGGATAAACAACATGTGATCTATCCATGCAATGCACTATTTGCTGGATTATAAAAAGAGTGAAAAGCTGCTACTTGCTACTGCATAATAGACTTTGAAAACAGTATGtgaagcaaaagaagccagtcacaaaggactaCATATTACATAATCCCGTTTATACCAAAGCCTACGATAGGGAAATCTAtaactgaagagaaaatgagtTAGTGGTGGCTTAAGGCTGGGGTAAGGGCAGGTGGATGGGACGGTGATACTCATAGCATCCAGGTTTTCTGTTTGAAGTACGATATTCTCAAGTTGACTATGGTAATGGATGCACGAATCGGTGAATGTGCTGAAAGTCACAGAACATTACTCTTTGGGCGAACTCTATGGTCTGTAAACGATGTTGTGATAAAGATGCTGGGGGTTGGGAGTGGAGATGCTGAGCTCCTAAGCCTCTCTCTTAAGCCAAACTTTTGCTCTCAGCAGCGGGAAGAACAGGGGCTGGAGGCTGTGGCCTCCAGATAACCATGCACACGCGGGCTGCAGCTGCGCCTGCAGACATCCCCCGCATCCCCTCTGCCAACCTTCTGCCTCACGCGCCCACGGGATGTGGAGGGTTCCAGCGCCCAGGCCCGTGCGCGCTTTCCGTGCACACAGATGCCAACGGTCATCCGAGCCCTGGGCGCTTCGGTTGCAGCTGCCTCTGGCGACATTGGGAACTTCTGGAAGTCGAATCCCCACTAGAAGGCCCCCTCCCTGACGCCCGCTCCCATGGGCAGCTACCTGAGCACACCCAAGCCCGCGACACAACCCCTCACTCAAGGGTGCCCGAACCCGTGGTCCAGGCCTTCCCAGGCCGAGGACGGTGGGCCCTGCATCCGCTTCAGACCCCTCCCACGGATGCCGCCCAACTGGGACCCCTCACAGCCGCAGAGGGTGGTCACTGAGGCATGGAGGCGCTTTCCTGCCAAGCCGCCCCCTGAGACAGTCCTGGGGCCAGATCTCTCCAGCGCCTGGGAGAGTTACATGAAGCGGTGCCTTTGGAGTGCCCGTCACCCAAGACGGATCTGGAGCCCTGTGACGATCAGGATCGCGCCCCCTGAACACAGAGGGAGCCCCTGGGTGTCCCGGGCACAGGCTCCCAGTGCCTGCCCTGCAGGGCATCCACCCGCAGAGGAGCGCCCAGACCCCTGTGCCAAGGAGACCGTGCTGAGGGCTCTCAGCCAGTGCCAGAAGGGGAACAGGAAGTTTGATGGGCCCCTCTGGTTTGAGAtcccagagagcaggagcaggagcaggaggcggAAGCCAGAGCCCAGGCCATCTGCCTTCAAGCCCCTGATCAGAAATGGTGTGGTCCCTTCCTTCGTGCCAAGACCAGGGCCTCTGAGCAGAAGCCTTCACTCCTGGAGCGACAACGTCTGCAGGGAAGTTGCTGACCTCCAGCCTGATGGCCAGCCTTCACTGTCTGCTGCCCACCCCACTGCCGGGGTGGTGTCTGCCCAGGGCCCAGATCCTCggctgcagagctgggagaagaTGCAACGCTCCTGgggcctcccaccctcctccagtgCATAAGAACAGCACCAGGAGGGTCTCTTCCCTGCCCCCGATCCCCCAGGATGCCCAGCCTGCTGGCCCCTTTGACTCCTAAGAGTCAGGGCCCTGCTACCTGCCTGCTGAAACTTAAACCTCTATATTCTATATTCTCATCTTTCTGACCCCATGCTCTACCCCTCCGGGGGACCCTGTCCTAGTACTACTGTAGTCCCCTGACCTGTCGGTCCTTACTCTGGAGAGCCCACACTGAAGATTGTTGATGTTAAACCCCttgcctccccctgcctgcctacacctttctgccttttcccttcctttcctggaagGTGTTcttcttcccccaccttccctaTTTGCCCAGTTTGTATAAAGAtttaatcttattaaaaataacattaatattttaaaaagacttctttttatataaaaataataggaaaatatgTTCTGGACTATCAAGAGCAGGGGCAAAGATCTGGCACTGGCAATaacgtttatttatttgaagttcaATAAAGCTAGAGGGTggtgagagagaatgtgaggtTAGGGACACAGACAACAAAGAAGTAATACAAAGCATCAGGGGTCATGGAAGAGTTTTATTCTAAGAAccagagtgtttttttttttaagattttatttatttgacagagattacaagtaggcagagaggcaggcagagagagagagggggaagcgggctccccgctgagcagagagcccaataagaggctccatcccaggaccccaagatcatgacctgagctgaaggcagagacttaacccactgagccacccaggtgccccagaaacacaGGTTTTAAGCAGAGGTGAGACTAATCAGGTTGATGTGTTTTAAACTGGTCATTTTGGCCATTGTGTGGAGAGTGTATTATCCAAAGTCAGCAACTGAAACAGAAACAAGAGGAGCCCAGTGCTGCGTTTCAAGCACCAGATGAGGGTGGACTGGTCTGAAAGAGAAACGATGCAGGCAGAAGGTGCACATGAATTTGAGGTGTGTCTTGAAGGTGGATATTTTGGGGTTTCCTAATGCAATGGATGTTAACATTAGGAAAACAGAGGAATCCAAGAATCTTAGCTTAAGGTTCCAAAACTTGCATTTTTGTGCCATTTATTGAGATGGAGAACATAATATGAGATATCAAAGATTCTAAGTCAGTCATGTTTCCTCAATGTATTCATTTGTTATCCCAGTGAAATTGTCACCTGTGTAGTTGGAAACATGAGCCtggcactcagtgcagagtttgaAGTCAGAGAGAGATGTAGAAATCCTGAACACATATGCCCATTGATACCCATGGTGCGTGAAGCCGGGGGCTACATGAGTTCACCAAGCAGAAAACACAGATAGAGAAGGTGGCCAAGGATGAGCCCTATCATCCTCTGATGTTTAAAgggcaaaagaaagaagagggagagagaagaagcctGAGAAAGCACAGCTGTGGAGGTGGGAGACAAGTCAGAAGCAGCCGGGACATTGAGGCGAGAGCTTTAGAAGGTGGATTTTATCACCCACGTTGACGGCCACTGAGAAGTTGAGATATTCCAGCACTGACTTTGGAAAGAGGAATCCTTTTGGAGTGTTGGAGGTAAAGCCTGGATTCAAATGGAAGACATTAGAAGGAGTGGATGTGGAGGCAGGGTCCAGAGAAACCATTTGGTAGATAGTCCATTGTGAAGTAGAGCAGGCAAGTGGGAAGGTGGGAGGCAGTTTTACtttgttctgaaattttattaaaaaaaaaaaaaaagacaggggatATATTCAACAAAGGGATCTTTGGGAGGGTCGGGAGGGATGGACTGCTAAGTGCAGGTAGAGGGTGGAGTGGATCTCAGACACTTGACCCTTGAtggcagcaggggctggggacagtGGCTGTGGTGTGGAATGAGCCAGGGAGGGGGGCCTGGCACCTGAATGGGAACATTGGTTCTCTGTCTTCCAGTCTACCAGGGAAGTACAAAGCAAGTCTGTGTGAGATGGGGCAGGACGGAAATATTCGAGATTTGACAAAACAGCTGAACATGAGAAACAGAATTCTCCAAGGGGGAAGTGGAAAAGACCTGGAGAATGTAGTAGAATTATGAGGAAAAATATCAAAGTGTATGTTTCAGGGTTAAGTTCTTcaaatgaaactggaaatcaggaaaaaatgatTCATTAATCTTCTTCAGATTTGTTTTTACCTGAATGGTTTTAACCACTACATCTTATCCAATATTTTATTAACTGAGTCcaaaagaatttaataaagagGGAGGAAGTGAACGAGTTAAGGTGTGTATTAGACAGGGTTCTCTGAGAATCAGAACcagtgtgagagtgtgtgtatgtgtgtatgtgtgtgtatgcatgtgtatgcttttgtgtgtgtgtgtgtgtgtgtgtgcatttgctcTCAGCCATGGAGATAGGGTCTGGGAGGACAAGGCAGGTTGATTGATTATATAGAGTTggctcaggacgcctgggtggcacaggaggttaagcatctgactcttggtttctactcaggtcatgatctcagggtcatgagattggagCCCCCCATAGGGCTTCACACTCAgctctgagtctgcttgagattctctctccctctcctttgctcctccccctcgtgctctctctgtctctaaaataaacagatcttaaaaaaaaaaaaattgggggcgcctgggtggctcagtgggttaagcctctgccttcggctcaggtcatggtctcagggtcctgggatcgagccccgcatcgggctctctgctcagcggtgagcctgcttccccctctctctgcctgcctctctgcctacttgtgatttctctctctctctctgtcaaataaataaataaaatctttaaaaaaaaaaaattggctcatgtgattgtggGGCCTGAGAAGTCCCAAGACCTGCAGTCGGGAAGCtgcagacccaggagagctgagggTTAAGCTCCAGTCCATGTCTGTAGTCAGAAGAAGATGAGTGTCTGGGGGGAGGtggtgagaggggagaaagagagagaaatctttcctactcagattttttttgtcCTATCTGGGTGTTCTAAGGATTGGTGGAGATTCCTGCATATTGGGGGTCTATCAATTTTATGCAGTCTATCAATTCAAATCTTAAGTGCATCCAGAAACATCAtaaacacacccagaaataaagTTTAACTCAATATCTGGGACCCTATCACCCAAGcaagttggcacataaaattagccatgaTGGTGTTTTTAAAGgtataatttgaatttgaattataGAATCAAACTGGTTAAGAGAGAATTTGATGGGAGAGGGACCTAGGTAAGGAGAACTACAGGGAAAACTATCAGAGTCTTAATGACAGGTGCCAAGGGTGTGCAAATAAGGTGAGGGCAACAGAAATCCATCGATGTCCTCGAGGGGGTCAAGAAACGTGATGGATAGAGGTTAAAGGCACTGTGAATAGTGACCAGAGCAGGGTTAACGGGGAAAGTCATGAGGAAGGGATTCAAATTTTCATGACAGCAAGGAAGGTAGCACATGGTTTCTAACATTATGAATTTCAAAGTAgcggatatttttaaaagagcaaagacAGATCATAGTGTGGGAGGAGCATACATGAGCAAGAGTGTACCTGTTCTCCGGTGCAAGCCGTGAGCGACTTGGAACATGGGAGAAAGAGTGGGTTTGCTTTCAGCTGAGGGACAGTGGGTGTGTGATCAGTGTGGGCGGGAAGCTGATGAGAACTGAGCTGTGTGGGGATTTTCTAACATCTCATCAGGAGTTTCCAAGGGCTTGCAAGGCACACAGGATGGGAATG from the Lutra lutra chromosome 11, mLutLut1.2, whole genome shotgun sequence genome contains:
- the POM121L12 gene encoding POM121-like protein 12 encodes the protein MGSYLSTPKPATQPLTQGCPNPWSRPSQAEDGGPCIRFRPLPRMPPNWDPSQPQRVVTEAWRRFPAKPPPETVLGPDLSSAWESYMKRCLWSARHPRRIWSPVTIRIAPPEHRGSPWVSRAQAPSACPAGHPPAEERPDPCAKETVLRALSQCQKGNRKFDGPLWFEIPESRSRSRRRKPEPRPSAFKPLIRNGVVPSFVPRPGPLSRSLHSWSDNVCREVADLQPDGQPSLSAAHPTAGVVSAQGPDPRLQSWEKMQRSWGLPPSSSA